The following proteins come from a genomic window of Maribacter sp. HTCC2170:
- the ppdK gene encoding pyruvate, phosphate dikinase yields the protein MDTITEVKARVYKFGNKKADGNSEMKNLLGGKGANLAEMSAIGIPVPPGFTITTEVCTEYNSLGRENVIEAIKEEVEESIEAIEKVMGTTFGDKENPLLISVRSGARVSMPGMMDTVLNLGLNDEAVLGLVKRTNNERFAWDSYRRFIQMYGGVVLGMKPQTKEDIDPFEEIMEHLKDKRGIQLDTEFTIQDLQDLVYDFKDAVKKQTGHDFPTDPWDQLWGAVMAVFDSWNGNRAIYYRKMNGYPADWGTAVNVQAMVYGNMGLNSGTGVCFTRDAGTGENVFNGEYLIDAQGEDVVAGVRTPQQITKLGSERWAELAKIEEADRAENYPSLEELMPSIYAELNDYQQTLEDHYSDMQDMEFTIQEGKLWILQTRNGKRTGAAMVKIAIDQLKEGVIDEKEALLRIEPNKLDELLHPVFDTNALQRANVIAQGLPASPGAATGQIVFFADEADKYKNTILTRIETSPEDLEGMNIAKGILTARGGMTSHAAVVARGMGKCCVSGAGALKIDYKNRVLRVDDKEYHEGDWISLNGSTGNIIEGKVATMEPELSGEFGEIMELSNNYSTMQVRTNADSPKDAKVARSFGAQGIGLTRTEHMFFEVDRIKAMREMILADTIKGRKHALEDLLPMQRTDFEGIFEAMEGLPVTVRLLDPPLHEFVPHQLATQKELAEDMHISLSAVKNKVAELQEFNPMLGHRGCRLGNTYPEITEMQTRAIIEAALNLKEKGIIAKPEIMVPLIGTANEFIEQKQIIKETADKVFEERNDSVEYQIGTMIEIPRAALMADKIAEHADFFSFGTNDLTQMAFGYSRDDAGKFLAVYLEKGILTHDPFEVLDQEGVGQLVKMGTERGRVSKPNLKVGICGEHGGEPSSVEFCHNTNMNYVSCSPFRVPIARIAAAQAAIKSLN from the coding sequence ATGGATACGATTACAGAAGTCAAGGCTAGAGTTTATAAATTCGGAAACAAAAAAGCTGACGGCAACAGTGAAATGAAAAACCTATTAGGAGGCAAAGGAGCAAATTTGGCAGAGATGAGTGCTATTGGTATTCCTGTTCCTCCGGGATTCACGATTACTACTGAAGTTTGTACCGAATATAATTCACTTGGTCGAGAGAATGTAATCGAAGCTATTAAAGAAGAAGTAGAGGAATCAATAGAGGCCATAGAAAAAGTTATGGGAACCACTTTTGGTGATAAAGAAAACCCACTCTTGATTTCTGTTAGATCGGGTGCTCGAGTTTCTATGCCAGGGATGATGGATACTGTACTTAACCTTGGTTTAAATGATGAGGCTGTTTTAGGTTTGGTGAAAAGGACCAACAATGAAAGGTTTGCTTGGGATTCTTATAGAAGATTCATACAAATGTATGGTGGTGTGGTATTGGGAATGAAACCACAAACAAAAGAGGACATAGACCCCTTTGAAGAAATCATGGAGCACCTAAAAGATAAAAGGGGAATCCAATTAGATACAGAATTTACAATCCAAGATTTACAGGATTTAGTTTATGACTTTAAAGATGCTGTAAAAAAACAAACCGGGCATGATTTCCCAACAGACCCTTGGGATCAATTATGGGGAGCCGTTATGGCCGTTTTTGATAGTTGGAATGGTAATAGAGCCATTTATTATCGTAAAATGAACGGATACCCAGCTGATTGGGGAACTGCAGTGAATGTTCAGGCAATGGTATACGGTAATATGGGGCTGAACTCTGGTACAGGAGTTTGCTTTACCCGGGATGCCGGTACAGGGGAAAATGTCTTCAATGGTGAATATCTAATTGATGCCCAGGGAGAAGATGTGGTTGCAGGTGTACGTACACCACAACAGATTACAAAACTTGGTTCTGAACGTTGGGCTGAACTAGCAAAGATTGAAGAAGCAGATCGCGCAGAAAACTATCCTTCGTTGGAAGAATTAATGCCATCTATTTATGCTGAACTTAATGATTACCAACAAACATTGGAGGACCATTATTCTGATATGCAGGATATGGAGTTTACCATTCAAGAAGGTAAACTTTGGATTTTACAGACTAGAAATGGTAAACGAACAGGTGCAGCAATGGTAAAAATTGCCATTGACCAGTTAAAAGAGGGAGTAATTGACGAAAAAGAAGCATTACTTCGCATAGAGCCTAATAAATTAGATGAACTATTACATCCAGTTTTTGATACTAACGCCTTACAAAGAGCTAATGTAATTGCCCAAGGATTACCTGCTTCTCCAGGAGCCGCTACAGGTCAGATCGTCTTTTTTGCGGATGAAGCTGATAAGTACAAGAATACCATACTAACTAGAATAGAAACCTCTCCTGAAGATTTGGAGGGCATGAACATCGCGAAAGGTATATTAACTGCTCGTGGGGGTATGACATCCCATGCCGCAGTAGTGGCTAGAGGAATGGGTAAATGTTGTGTGTCTGGTGCAGGAGCTTTAAAAATCGATTATAAAAATCGTGTTTTACGGGTTGATGATAAAGAATACCATGAAGGTGATTGGATATCTCTAAATGGATCTACTGGTAACATTATAGAAGGTAAAGTTGCCACAATGGAACCTGAATTAAGTGGTGAGTTTGGAGAAATCATGGAACTTTCGAACAACTATTCCACAATGCAGGTTAGAACCAATGCTGATTCTCCAAAGGATGCAAAAGTAGCACGTAGTTTTGGTGCTCAAGGAATCGGCCTTACCAGAACAGAACATATGTTCTTTGAAGTTGATAGAATAAAGGCAATGCGAGAAATGATTCTTGCAGATACTATAAAAGGTCGAAAACATGCTCTGGAAGATTTACTACCCATGCAAAGAACAGATTTTGAAGGAATATTCGAAGCAATGGAAGGACTTCCGGTGACAGTTCGATTATTAGATCCACCATTACATGAATTTGTACCCCACCAATTAGCAACCCAGAAAGAATTGGCTGAGGATATGCATATATCATTGTCTGCAGTTAAGAACAAGGTAGCTGAATTACAAGAATTTAATCCAATGTTGGGTCATAGAGGATGTAGATTGGGAAACACCTATCCAGAAATTACCGAAATGCAAACAAGGGCTATTATAGAAGCCGCATTGAATCTAAAAGAAAAAGGGATTATTGCTAAACCGGAAATTATGGTGCCATTGATAGGTACGGCCAATGAATTTATTGAGCAAAAGCAGATCATTAAAGAAACTGCTGACAAGGTTTTTGAAGAAAGGAATGATAGTGTTGAATACCAAATTGGTACTATGATTGAAATTCCTAGGGCGGCATTAATGGCTGACAAAATTGCTGAACATGCCGATTTCTTCTCTTTCGGAACAAATGACCTTACACAAATGGCTTTTGGATATTCTAGAGATGATGCAGGTAAGTTCCTTGCCGTATATTTAGAAAAAGGTATCTTAACCCATGATCCATTCGAGGTATTGGATCAAGAAGGTGTTGGACAACTAGTGAAAATGGGTACGGAACGCGGTAGAGTATCTAAACCAAATTTGAAGGTTGGCATATGTGGTGAGCATGGTGGTGAGCCAAGTTCTGTTGAATTCTGTCATAATACTAATATGAACTATGTCAGCTGTTCTCCCTTCCGAGTTCCAATTGCACGCATTGCCGCTGCACAAGCTGCAATTAAATCATTGAACTAA
- a CDS encoding SoxR reducing system RseC family protein, which produces MEDIEIEHYGTVAGAMVEHDGVISKISNNKITVALKGNINCDGCKAKAVCGAADSNGKEIEVDNVSQQLDLNEDVTVLLKKNLAIKAVFLAYILPFIFLLLTLLLASNYFEEWFAGLLALAILLPYYLIIYALRGSFKKEFKVSILKTTQL; this is translated from the coding sequence ATGGAAGATATCGAGATAGAACATTATGGAACCGTTGCGGGGGCAATGGTGGAACATGATGGAGTTATCTCAAAAATCTCAAATAATAAAATCACGGTTGCTCTTAAAGGGAATATAAATTGTGATGGCTGTAAGGCCAAGGCTGTCTGTGGTGCTGCTGACTCGAATGGTAAAGAAATTGAAGTTGACAATGTATCCCAGCAACTGGATCTAAACGAAGATGTTACAGTTTTGCTTAAAAAGAACTTGGCTATAAAAGCGGTCTTCCTGGCATACATATTACCTTTTATATTTCTTTTGCTAACCCTATTGCTCGCTTCCAACTACTTTGAGGAATGGTTTGCGGGACTTTTGGCCTTAGCAATTCTATTGCCTTATTACTTGATTATTTATGCCCTAAGGGGTTCATTCAAGAAAGAATTCAAAGTATCTATATTAAAGACAACTCAACTATGA
- a CDS encoding Fe-S cluster domain-containing protein has product MIASILYSAILLSSIGTVAAVVLFVVSKKFNVFEDPKITEVEDILPAANCAGCGSPGCRVFAEKLVNTEDISDLFCPVGGNDVMKQVAEILDKEVAEKDPTVAVLRCQGGCDVRPKTTLYQGPRSCAISSLVYGGETDCQYGCLGDGDCVNVCDFDAMYMDEKTGLPVIITDKCTSCGACVKACPRHILEMRPRNKRDLKIFVGCLNEDKGGIAKRACDVACIGCSKCEDICPKDAIDMDNNLAYIDPDLCTLCRKCVEVCPTHSIIETNFPPKKVKVKKDKPKVKASAKSIKTDANA; this is encoded by the coding sequence ATGATTGCATCGATTTTATACAGCGCTATTTTACTTTCGTCCATCGGGACTGTGGCAGCTGTGGTATTATTTGTTGTTTCAAAAAAATTCAATGTTTTTGAGGATCCAAAAATTACGGAGGTAGAGGATATTCTTCCCGCAGCTAACTGTGCAGGTTGTGGTAGTCCAGGGTGTAGGGTATTTGCCGAAAAATTAGTGAATACCGAGGACATTTCGGATTTGTTTTGCCCAGTAGGGGGGAATGATGTTATGAAGCAGGTGGCCGAAATACTGGATAAGGAAGTCGCTGAAAAGGACCCTACTGTTGCAGTATTGCGCTGCCAAGGTGGTTGTGATGTAAGGCCAAAAACCACTTTATATCAAGGACCTAGGTCCTGTGCGATTTCATCATTGGTGTATGGCGGAGAAACTGATTGTCAATATGGTTGTTTAGGCGATGGTGATTGCGTTAATGTTTGTGATTTTGATGCGATGTACATGGATGAAAAAACTGGGTTGCCAGTAATCATTACAGATAAATGTACTTCTTGTGGAGCTTGTGTAAAGGCATGCCCGAGACATATTCTTGAAATGAGGCCCAGAAACAAGCGTGATCTAAAGATTTTTGTTGGTTGTTTAAATGAAGATAAAGGAGGAATTGCCAAAAGGGCATGTGATGTAGCCTGTATAGGGTGTTCTAAATGTGAAGATATTTGTCCAAAGGATGCTATAGACATGGATAATAATCTAGCGTACATAGATCCTGATTTATGTACCCTTTGTAGAAAATGCGTCGAGGTTTGTCCTACCCATTCCATAATTGAGACTAATTTTCCTCCGAAAAAAGTCAAGGTAAAGAAAGACAAGCCAAAAGTTAAGGCCAGCGCAAAATCAATTAAAACAGATGCCAATGCTTAA
- the rsxC gene encoding electron transport complex subunit RsxC — protein sequence MLKTFPKGGIHPSENKITASKGIKRMSAPKVVYVPIAQHIGIPSEIIVDRKDKVDIGQVIAKSGGFVSSNIHSPIAGTVTKLDMIVDSSGYKKQCIVIRTDQKNESNFEELDFPLKKEITLSQKDILNHVTEYGIVGLGGATFPSHVKLDIKNDRKVDCLIINGVECEPYLTADHRLMLEKAEEIIVGIRILMHALHIEKAVIGIENNKKDAIEVLKEASRSANGIKVAALRVKYPQGSEKQLIRAILKREVPKGGLPMDVGVIVHNVGTIYAIYQAVQHNQPLTERVVTVTGKKLDDPSNFWVKIGTPIKDLVAEVGGVPDGTRKIVNGGPMMGKAMKNTDVPITKGTSGILVISEEEASRKEAKNCIRCSQCVFVCPMGLEPHLLMNLSEKGLYERASKEDIMTCIECGSCSYVCPSHRPLLDYIRFGKSIVKKMETSKN from the coding sequence ATGCTTAAAACATTTCCTAAAGGAGGTATTCATCCTTCTGAAAACAAAATAACGGCATCTAAGGGCATAAAACGTATGTCGGCACCAAAAGTCGTATATGTTCCAATTGCCCAGCATATTGGTATTCCTTCCGAGATTATTGTAGATAGAAAGGATAAAGTGGATATAGGTCAGGTTATCGCCAAATCAGGAGGGTTTGTTTCCTCTAATATTCATTCTCCAATAGCTGGAACGGTCACAAAGTTAGATATGATTGTAGATTCCAGTGGGTATAAAAAACAATGCATTGTTATACGTACTGACCAGAAGAATGAGTCAAACTTTGAAGAACTTGATTTTCCTTTAAAAAAGGAAATCACACTTTCACAAAAAGATATCTTGAACCATGTTACTGAATATGGTATTGTAGGCTTGGGAGGAGCAACCTTTCCTTCGCATGTTAAATTGGATATTAAAAATGACCGTAAGGTCGATTGCTTGATAATCAATGGTGTGGAATGCGAACCTTACTTGACAGCTGATCACAGACTCATGCTCGAAAAAGCAGAGGAAATCATTGTAGGTATTCGAATTCTAATGCATGCTCTTCACATTGAAAAAGCTGTAATAGGTATAGAAAACAATAAAAAAGATGCCATTGAGGTACTTAAAGAGGCGTCACGATCTGCCAACGGAATTAAAGTTGCCGCACTTAGGGTTAAATACCCTCAAGGGAGTGAGAAGCAATTGATTAGGGCCATTTTAAAACGTGAAGTACCCAAAGGCGGCCTACCGATGGATGTTGGGGTAATCGTTCATAATGTCGGTACTATTTACGCCATTTATCAAGCAGTACAGCACAATCAACCTTTGACGGAACGTGTGGTTACAGTAACTGGAAAAAAACTTGATGACCCATCAAATTTTTGGGTCAAAATTGGGACTCCTATCAAAGATTTAGTGGCAGAAGTAGGAGGCGTTCCGGATGGTACAAGGAAAATAGTCAATGGTGGGCCTATGATGGGCAAGGCTATGAAAAATACAGATGTGCCGATTACCAAAGGAACATCGGGAATACTTGTTATTTCTGAAGAAGAAGCAAGCCGAAAGGAAGCTAAAAACTGCATTAGGTGTAGTCAATGTGTTTTTGTATGCCCAATGGGATTAGAACCTCATTTGTTGATGAATTTGAGTGAAAAAGGGTTGTATGAACGGGCATCCAAAGAAGATATAATGACCTGTATTGAATGTGGGTCTTGTAGTTATGTATGTCCTTCCCATAGACCTTTGCTTGACTATATCAGATTTGGAAAAAGTATTGTAAAAAAAATGGAAACCTCAAAGAATTAG
- a CDS encoding RnfABCDGE type electron transport complex subunit D, protein MSDQPVIISASPHVHSDRTSKRLMYDVLIALIPAFLVSIYVFGLGALLVTSIAIISCIFFEYVIQKFILKSEITITDGSALITGVLLAFNLPSSLPIWMVVVGSFVAIGVAKLSFGGLGYNIFNPALVGRVFLLVSFPVQMTSWPTPFENNSTLADAVTGATPLGIIKEDLQFGGTMSEISAKLPSILDLLFGFIGGSLGEMSAFALLLGGIYLIIRKVITWHIPVVMLVTMAVLTGIFWFMDPEHYANPLIHLLSGGALLGAFYMATDLVTSPMTKKGMVVFAVGIGLISVVIRLFGAYPEGVSFGILLMNAFVPLINTYFKPRRFGNKIKSKII, encoded by the coding sequence ATGTCAGATCAACCGGTAATTATATCAGCCTCACCGCATGTTCATTCAGATAGAACTTCTAAAAGACTTATGTATGATGTGCTTATCGCACTTATTCCAGCCTTTTTGGTTTCGATTTACGTGTTTGGATTAGGAGCACTTTTGGTCACGTCTATAGCCATTATTTCGTGTATCTTTTTTGAGTATGTCATACAAAAGTTCATTCTGAAATCTGAGATAACCATAACTGATGGTTCGGCCTTGATAACTGGAGTTTTGTTGGCATTTAACCTACCCTCAAGTCTGCCTATTTGGATGGTGGTTGTTGGTAGTTTTGTAGCCATAGGGGTTGCAAAGTTGTCCTTCGGTGGATTAGGATATAACATTTTTAACCCAGCCCTTGTAGGGCGGGTTTTTTTATTGGTCTCATTTCCAGTTCAAATGACCTCGTGGCCAACTCCTTTCGAAAACAATAGTACACTAGCTGATGCCGTAACTGGAGCTACACCTTTGGGCATTATAAAAGAAGATTTACAATTTGGTGGTACAATGTCAGAAATCAGTGCCAAACTACCTTCAATTTTAGACCTTTTGTTCGGGTTTATTGGTGGTTCGTTAGGTGAAATGTCTGCCTTTGCTTTATTATTGGGCGGGATATACCTGATAATTAGAAAGGTAATCACCTGGCACATTCCTGTTGTGATGTTGGTGACCATGGCTGTCTTAACTGGAATATTTTGGTTCATGGACCCTGAGCATTATGCAAATCCTTTGATTCATTTGCTATCTGGGGGAGCGTTGTTGGGTGCTTTTTATATGGCAACCGATCTAGTAACAAGCCCAATGACCAAAAAAGGAATGGTTGTTTTTGCTGTGGGAATAGGTCTAATTTCAGTTGTTATTCGATTATTTGGGGCGTATCCTGAGGGGGTTTCCTTTGGAATATTGCTTATGAACGCTTTTGTACCTCTAATCAATACTTATTTTAAGCCACGAAGATTCGGTAATAAAATCAAATCTAAAATAATATAA
- a CDS encoding RnfABCDGE type electron transport complex subunit G: MSKKKSTFLNMVLALFVITLVAGLSLGYVNDLTAGPKAKAKLERKVNALKGVLPAFDNNPVEEVKKIASDRAKDSIEIYLASLQGDGVGVAVIGSSEKGFSGLIKIMVGFETNGTIKNIAVLEQKETPGLGTKIKDEKFIQQFRGKDPSSFNLKVTKDGGEVDALTGATITTRAFGEATQLAYDVYLENKQE; the protein is encoded by the coding sequence ATGAGCAAAAAGAAATCTACCTTCTTGAATATGGTACTGGCACTTTTTGTGATTACTCTGGTTGCAGGTCTTTCATTGGGATATGTTAATGATTTGACCGCTGGGCCCAAGGCCAAGGCCAAACTTGAGCGTAAAGTGAATGCCTTAAAAGGAGTGCTTCCAGCATTTGATAATAACCCAGTGGAAGAAGTGAAGAAAATTGCATCTGACAGGGCAAAGGACAGTATTGAAATATACCTGGCTTCATTGCAAGGAGATGGGGTGGGAGTCGCAGTTATTGGTTCTTCAGAAAAAGGGTTTAGCGGACTCATAAAAATAATGGTGGGGTTTGAGACGAATGGTACCATAAAGAATATCGCCGTTTTGGAGCAAAAGGAAACACCTGGGCTTGGCACCAAAATTAAGGACGAAAAGTTTATTCAACAGTTTAGGGGTAAAGACCCTTCCTCGTTCAATTTAAAGGTGACAAAAGATGGGGGCGAGGTAGATGCATTAACTGGAGCTACCATTACCACAAGAGCTTTTGGAGAAGCTACGCAGCTGGCTTACGATGTATATCTAGAGAATAAACAAGAATAG
- a CDS encoding RnfABCDGE type electron transport complex subunit E — MAEQINQKQNFLKGIVKDNPVFVMLLGMCPTLGVTSSAFNGLGMGIATLFVLLMSNIVVSLIKSQIPAKVRIPAFIIVIASFVTIVEMVLEAFIPFLFEQLGIFIPLIVVNCLILGRAEAFASKNNLASSIVDALGMGIGFTIALTLLGAVREIFGSGSLFDIRFVPEDANTLILFILPPGAFIALAYLTLLFNRISTKNT; from the coding sequence ATGGCAGAGCAAATAAATCAAAAACAAAATTTTCTAAAAGGTATTGTCAAAGACAATCCTGTTTTTGTTATGCTATTGGGTATGTGTCCCACCTTAGGGGTTACTTCCTCGGCATTCAATGGTTTGGGCATGGGTATTGCCACACTTTTTGTACTATTAATGTCGAACATTGTGGTTTCCTTGATTAAATCCCAAATTCCGGCAAAAGTAAGAATACCTGCCTTTATTATAGTAATCGCTTCTTTTGTGACCATTGTTGAAATGGTTTTAGAAGCATTCATACCATTTCTATTTGAACAATTGGGAATCTTTATTCCGCTTATTGTAGTTAATTGTTTGATTCTGGGTAGGGCAGAGGCCTTTGCCTCAAAAAACAATCTAGCATCTTCCATTGTTGATGCATTAGGTATGGGAATAGGTTTTACTATTGCACTCACTTTACTTGGCGCAGTTAGGGAGATTTTTGGAAGCGGAAGTTTATTTGATATTCGATTTGTTCCGGAAGACGCAAATACTTTGATTTTATTTATCCTGCCTCCAGGAGCTTTTATCGCATTGGCGTATCTCACTCTTTTATTCAATAGAATTTCAACCAAAAACACATAA
- a CDS encoding electron transport complex protein RnfA, protein MEYILILIAAVFVNNIVLSQFLGICPFLGVSNKVSTSVGMSGAVLFVMTIATLATYLLHEFVLVPSGMDYLRTITFILVIASLVQMVEIILKKVSPALYQALGVFLPLITTNCAVLGVAILALGLENGSLLKAVFFAIANSIGFALALIVFASIREHLELANIPKGMKGVPINLLVAGLLSLAFLGFTGLV, encoded by the coding sequence ATGGAGTATATCTTAATTCTTATCGCTGCCGTTTTTGTAAATAATATAGTTCTCTCCCAATTTCTGGGTATTTGTCCATTCTTAGGGGTTTCAAATAAGGTCTCCACTTCCGTGGGTATGTCCGGGGCTGTATTGTTTGTTATGACTATTGCTACGCTTGCTACTTACTTATTACATGAGTTCGTGCTGGTGCCGTCCGGAATGGATTATTTAAGAACGATAACTTTTATTTTGGTTATTGCATCATTGGTACAAATGGTTGAGATTATTCTGAAAAAGGTGAGCCCAGCTTTATATCAAGCATTGGGTGTCTTTTTACCTTTGATAACCACTAATTGTGCTGTTTTGGGTGTTGCCATTTTGGCTTTGGGACTTGAAAATGGGAGTTTACTTAAAGCGGTTTTCTTTGCTATAGCCAATTCAATTGGGTTTGCACTTGCACTTATCGTTTTTGCCAGTATTCGCGAGCATTTAGAACTTGCCAATATCCCAAAAGGAATGAAGGGTGTACCCATCAATCTTTTGGTAGCAGGCTTGCTTTCCTTAGCCTTTTTAGGATTTACAGGCTTGGTTTGA
- a CDS encoding tRNA modification GTPase has translation MKKSLLLFLLTVISFTVNSQNSYESGYFMDSSGQRINCLIKNIDWKNNPTEFEYKVQMDSEVKKATISTVKEFGIHNSSKYIRHTVDIDRSLGTLGDLNNSRNPIFKKELLFLQVLIESKATLYLYEEGSLQRFFYEDANGSIKQLIHKKYKTDNNFVGENNLFRQQILNELNCQGLSERQIDNLKYSKGQLVNYFIKYNECEDSKVINYETKHKKKLFNLNFRVGLNSTSLAIDNLASGPSGIDRRITAFGNETGLRIGFEAEFIMGFNNSKWSLIVEPTYQYYKTEKQLPELSADLDYTTIEMPVGLRHYIFLTEKSKLFVNASVVLILNSDLSIIYEPNSKDLVNGASNPNLAFGMGYNYNNKYSMEFRINTNRQVLSKSQNWTTDYNVMSVIFGYTLF, from the coding sequence ATGAAAAAATCCTTGCTTCTATTCTTGTTGACAGTTATAAGTTTTACCGTCAATTCCCAAAATTCTTATGAAAGCGGATATTTTATGGACAGTTCTGGTCAAAGAATAAACTGCCTCATCAAAAATATAGATTGGAAAAACAATCCCACAGAATTTGAATATAAGGTTCAAATGGATTCCGAGGTAAAGAAGGCTACCATCAGTACGGTTAAGGAATTCGGTATTCATAATAGTTCAAAGTATATAAGACACACAGTCGATATTGATCGTTCTCTCGGAACTCTAGGTGACTTGAATAATTCGCGAAACCCTATATTTAAAAAGGAGCTACTTTTTTTACAGGTACTGATTGAAAGTAAGGCCACTTTATATCTTTATGAAGAGGGAAGTCTTCAGCGTTTTTTTTATGAAGATGCGAATGGATCGATAAAACAACTTATACATAAAAAGTATAAGACAGATAACAATTTTGTTGGTGAAAATAATTTATTTAGACAACAGATCTTGAATGAACTCAACTGTCAAGGGTTGTCAGAAAGGCAAATTGACAATCTAAAATACAGTAAAGGACAATTGGTCAATTATTTCATAAAATATAATGAATGTGAGGATTCCAAAGTGATTAATTATGAAACAAAGCATAAAAAAAAGTTATTCAATTTAAATTTTAGGGTTGGGTTGAATAGTACTTCTTTGGCTATTGACAATCTCGCTTCTGGCCCCTCTGGCATTGACCGGAGAATTACCGCTTTTGGAAATGAAACTGGACTTCGTATTGGTTTTGAGGCTGAGTTCATAATGGGATTTAACAACAGCAAATGGTCACTGATTGTTGAGCCGACATACCAATACTACAAAACTGAAAAGCAATTACCCGAGTTATCTGCTGACCTTGATTATACCACTATTGAAATGCCTGTTGGGCTAAGGCATTATATTTTTTTAACTGAAAAGTCTAAGTTGTTTGTAAACGCCTCTGTCGTTTTAATCTTAAACTCTGATTTATCTATTATCTATGAGCCTAATTCAAAGGATTTGGTGAATGGGGCATCAAATCCCAACTTGGCATTTGGCATGGGGTATAATTACAACAACAAGTACAGTATGGAGTTTAGAATTAACACCAATCGACAGGTCCTATCCAAATCGCAAAACTGGACAACTGACTACAATGTCATGTCTGTCATATTTGGGTATACTCTCTTTTAG